One genomic segment of Effusibacillus pohliae DSM 22757 includes these proteins:
- a CDS encoding M24 family metallopeptidase, which translates to MSYYRARISKLLAWMETAKIDLAIVTSPANVMYLTGFYGDPHERWMGVVVPRQGEPFLYVPVLDRNKAEAVCDLPVHTHGDEDDAVRLLLELLGCDPAGIGRIAIEKTHMSVARSEQVQAHFSGSIFVNAEERLTAMRLQKDEQELALMRRAARLADEAVAFAFSQIVPGRMEYEIVQAIESFAKRQGADRMAFDTMVLAGEKSALPHGAPGTREIRRGDLLLIDLGIVWQGYCSDITRTVAVGEASDRQRAIYEAVRKANEAAIAAVKPGVEAAAVDRAARDVIAEAGFADSFTHRVGHGLGIEIHEPPSVHGKNGQRLLPGTVFTIEPGIYLADVGGVRIEDDVLVTESGAEVLTAYPKELQILPF; encoded by the coding sequence ATGTCCTATTACCGGGCCCGTATCTCAAAATTGCTGGCGTGGATGGAAACAGCCAAGATCGATCTGGCGATTGTCACATCGCCGGCCAACGTGATGTACCTGACCGGATTTTACGGCGATCCGCACGAGCGGTGGATGGGGGTGGTCGTTCCCCGGCAAGGCGAGCCTTTTTTGTACGTGCCGGTGCTTGACCGGAACAAGGCGGAGGCGGTGTGCGATCTGCCCGTGCATACGCATGGTGATGAGGATGACGCTGTCAGGCTGCTGCTTGAACTGTTGGGGTGCGATCCGGCCGGAATCGGGCGGATTGCGATTGAGAAAACCCACATGTCGGTGGCCAGGTCGGAACAGGTGCAGGCCCATTTTTCCGGTTCGATCTTTGTCAACGCGGAGGAGCGGTTGACCGCGATGCGCCTGCAAAAGGATGAGCAGGAACTGGCACTGATGCGGCGCGCTGCCCGATTGGCGGACGAAGCGGTGGCTTTTGCCTTCAGCCAGATTGTGCCGGGCCGCATGGAATATGAAATCGTGCAGGCGATCGAATCGTTTGCGAAACGGCAAGGAGCTGACCGGATGGCGTTTGACACGATGGTGCTGGCCGGCGAGAAAAGCGCTTTGCCGCACGGGGCACCCGGTACGCGCGAGATCCGCCGGGGGGATCTGTTGTTGATCGACCTGGGCATTGTCTGGCAGGGGTACTGCTCGGACATCACCCGCACGGTCGCCGTCGGCGAAGCCAGCGATCGGCAGCGGGCAATCTATGAGGCGGTGCGCAAAGCGAATGAAGCTGCAATCGCGGCGGTCAAGCCGGGAGTGGAAGCGGCTGCCGTCGACCGGGCGGCCCGGGACGTGATCGCGGAGGCCGGATTTGCCGATTCTTTCACCCACCGGGTGGGGCACGGCCTTGGCATCGAGATCCACGAACCGCCGTCCGTTCACGGAAAAAATGGGCAGCGGCTGCTGCCGGGAACAGTGTTTACGATTGAGCCCGGCATCTACCTGGCTGATGTCGGCGGTGTTCGCATCGAAGATGACGTACTCGTCACCGAATCGGGCGCCGAGGTGTTGACCGCCTATCCGAAAGAGCTGCAAATTTTGCCTTTCTGA